One Spirochaeta cellobiosiphila DSM 17781 DNA window includes the following coding sequences:
- a CDS encoding ribonucleoside triphosphate reductase, which yields MKSQWNEFLGFTQEELTPDCPIKKVVKRNGKIEEFAITKIEKAIEKAIKATIKKEDKTLSSKLTGEVLKKLTDFMSSRHPNSVPAIEEIQDIVESVLIEQKEVEIAKAYILYRAKHAVIRDTKALVLDINETMDGYLGQTDWRVNENANVNFSLGGLILHNSGAITANYWLKNIYTPEIAEAHRSAAFHIHDLSMFSGYCAGWSLRQLIEEGLGGVPDKITSKPAKHLSTLVNQIVNFLGVMQNEWAGAQALSSFDTYLAPFVKQDKLSKDEVKQAMQSFVFGVNTPSRWGSQAPFTNITLDWIVPQDLKDKNAVVGGKTMEFTYGDCQAEMDLINELFIQSMLEGDANGRGFAYPIPTYNITPDFDWNTANAKLLFEMTAKYGTPYFQNFINSDLDPSDVRSMCCRLQLDKRELRKRGGGLFGSDEFTGSIGVVTINLPRIGYLASSEENFWHRLNHLMDLAAESLTIKRKVVERLLEAGLFPYTKRYLQHLNNHFNTIGLTGMNEALLNFIGKDITTTEGKAFAGKILDHMRQRLADYQEKTGDLFNLEATPAESTSYRLARHDKIHYPDIITSGEEDPFYTNSSQLPVDYTEDIFAALDHQDDLQTKYTGGTVFHGFLGEAIDDWEICQKLVRNIAENYRLPYFTISPTFSICPKHGYIKGEHFHCPKCKTEEEQNIQQQITILENKKRELLS from the coding sequence ATGAAATCACAGTGGAATGAATTTCTTGGGTTTACCCAAGAAGAACTCACGCCGGACTGCCCCATAAAGAAGGTAGTAAAGCGGAATGGTAAAATTGAAGAGTTTGCCATAACAAAGATTGAAAAAGCCATCGAAAAAGCTATTAAAGCAACAATTAAAAAAGAAGACAAAACATTATCAAGCAAATTAACGGGTGAAGTATTAAAAAAACTAACCGACTTCATGAGTTCACGGCATCCTAATTCTGTTCCTGCAATTGAAGAGATTCAGGATATCGTTGAATCAGTCCTTATTGAGCAGAAAGAAGTCGAAATAGCAAAAGCTTATATACTTTACAGAGCGAAACACGCTGTTATTCGTGACACAAAAGCTTTGGTTCTTGACATTAATGAGACCATGGATGGTTACTTAGGACAAACAGATTGGCGGGTCAATGAAAACGCTAACGTCAACTTCAGCTTAGGAGGGCTAATCCTTCATAATTCCGGTGCTATAACGGCTAATTATTGGCTTAAAAATATTTATACACCTGAAATAGCAGAAGCTCATCGTAGTGCAGCATTTCATATTCACGACTTGTCCATGTTTTCAGGATATTGTGCGGGTTGGTCATTAAGACAATTGATAGAGGAAGGACTGGGAGGAGTTCCTGACAAAATCACTTCAAAGCCTGCAAAACACCTATCAACACTAGTTAACCAAATTGTTAACTTTCTTGGTGTTATGCAGAACGAGTGGGCAGGAGCACAGGCTTTATCAAGTTTTGACACTTACTTGGCCCCTTTTGTAAAACAAGACAAACTGAGTAAAGATGAAGTAAAGCAAGCCATGCAATCTTTTGTATTTGGGGTGAATACTCCCTCAAGATGGGGATCACAAGCTCCTTTTACAAACATTACATTAGATTGGATAGTACCTCAGGATCTAAAAGATAAAAATGCCGTTGTTGGTGGAAAAACAATGGAGTTCACTTATGGGGACTGCCAGGCTGAAATGGACCTCATTAATGAACTTTTCATACAGTCCATGTTAGAAGGAGATGCTAATGGTCGAGGATTTGCATATCCCATTCCCACTTATAACATTACTCCTGATTTTGATTGGAATACGGCCAATGCTAAGCTCCTTTTTGAAATGACAGCCAAATACGGAACTCCTTATTTTCAGAACTTCATTAATAGTGATCTAGATCCCAGTGATGTGAGATCCATGTGTTGTCGTTTACAATTAGATAAAAGAGAGTTAAGAAAACGAGGGGGAGGGCTATTTGGATCTGATGAGTTTACAGGAAGTATTGGTGTCGTCACTATTAATCTGCCTAGAATCGGTTATCTTGCCTCCTCTGAGGAAAACTTTTGGCATAGACTAAATCATCTCATGGATTTAGCTGCAGAATCATTAACAATCAAACGTAAGGTAGTAGAACGACTATTGGAAGCAGGACTCTTTCCTTACACAAAACGTTATCTTCAACATCTTAATAACCACTTTAATACCATTGGTTTAACAGGAATGAATGAAGCTCTACTTAATTTTATTGGTAAAGATATTACAACTACAGAAGGTAAGGCTTTTGCTGGAAAAATTCTTGATCATATGCGACAACGTTTAGCAGATTATCAGGAAAAAACTGGCGACCTATTTAACTTAGAGGCAACACCTGCAGAAAGCACAAGTTATCGGTTAGCTCGACATGACAAGATACATTATCCTGACATTATCACCAGTGGAGAAGAAGATCCTTTCTACACAAATTCAAGTCAATTGCCTGTGGATTATACAGAAGATATTTTTGCAGCACTTGATCATCAAGATGATTTACAGACTAAGTATACGGGAGGAACGGTATTCCATGGTTTCTTAGGAGAAGCAATTGATGATTGGGAAATTTGTCAGAAACTTGTTAGAAATATAGCAGAAAATTACAGACTACCCTACTTCACAATATCACCTACTTTTAGTATATGTCCGAAGCATGGCTATATAAAAGGAGAACATTTTCATTGTCCTAAATGTAAAACTGAGGAAGAACAGAACATTCAACAACAAATAACAATTCTTGAAAATAAAAAACGAGAGCTATTAAGCTAA
- a CDS encoding anaerobic ribonucleoside-triphosphate reductase activating protein: MGITSESILGYLQPSSFIDYPGQISAVLFLPGCNLRCPYCHNHDLLIRPYPEGRITWEELSNFLDKRKKVLSGVTISGGEPSMYPDLKELIHLIKDKGYLVKLDTNGCYPSKLDNIDVDYIALDIKTTQQKQKLMGLSENYDYYDLLQQSIDKIKHQNIFLEMRSVIVPPLLEDDDIRELIPFIRQSDQYYFTKFRPGKCLSRDYGIHNVPSVEMMKKVEMILSDYNISFKIRA; encoded by the coding sequence ATGGGAATTACATCAGAATCAATACTGGGCTATCTGCAACCATCATCATTCATTGATTATCCTGGGCAAATATCCGCAGTGTTATTTCTACCAGGCTGTAATTTACGTTGTCCGTATTGTCATAATCATGACTTATTAATACGCCCCTATCCAGAGGGGCGTATCACATGGGAAGAACTAAGTAATTTTTTGGATAAACGGAAGAAAGTACTCTCTGGTGTTACAATATCAGGAGGTGAACCTAGCATGTATCCTGATTTAAAAGAACTTATTCATTTAATTAAAGACAAAGGATATCTGGTTAAGCTGGATACAAATGGGTGTTATCCTTCTAAATTAGATAATATCGATGTTGATTATATTGCCCTGGATATAAAAACGACACAACAAAAACAAAAACTCATGGGTCTCAGTGAAAACTATGATTACTATGATCTGCTTCAACAAAGTATAGACAAGATTAAACATCAAAATATCTTTTTAGAAATGCGTTCCGTTATTGTTCCTCCTTTATTGGAGGATGATGATATAAGAGAGTTAATACCCTTTATAAGGCAATCCGATCAATACTACTTTACAAAGTTCAGACCCGGGAAATGCCTATCTAGAGATTACGGAATACATAATGTTCCAAGTGTAGAAATGATGAAAAAGGTTGAGATGATTCTATCAGATTATAACATTTCTTTTAAAATTCGAGCTTAA
- a CDS encoding cellulase family glycosylhydrolase produces MRKTIISLIMVFLIGCSATLQKAPDKITLHQNQKALSGNNTSGKIGFWLEQKKGGNFFMERYEPDYFNKAKEIGLQYIRFGPNLLPANEKDFLIGDLDDFETINRDDLELLLDILDDAYKNDIAIVLTMFELPGHRYGNPNEVETDTRLWEDEKYWRQSFDFWKELASAVKDHPAIVAYNPINEPCAAYAYGFDRPNGSFKRWLERAEGTVADLNLFNTLMIEAIREVDSETPILLDGYLWADPKGMPFLKPQEDPNILYAFHNPGPWTFSSLENGNKGRYSYPNAMPQYWKGLTEVWTIDDLNKLLSPVYQFINDNEIEPFRIIASEVWCNRRINGCAEYLGDLITLYNRNQWHWSFWAFNIYSPYTGFDYQLGDIPDSGRYIINIDKKDIDLEKLKIRVPNPIWEVLYTQFNSGIEDKGILSDSSIETRSVDELILDLDNEEWIIRDSAVLALAIQKDLARNAIPKLVQLLNDEEWLVRRSTVYALSEMITDSDKDVIMEIKRLRNDPEEQVRIEVALALGKQLLISKELRNVPIPGKENTRE; encoded by the coding sequence ATGAGAAAAACTATTATATCTTTGATAATGGTATTCCTTATTGGATGTTCAGCAACACTTCAAAAAGCACCAGATAAAATAACTTTACATCAGAATCAGAAAGCTCTATCTGGCAACAATACTTCAGGAAAGATTGGATTCTGGTTGGAGCAGAAGAAAGGTGGGAATTTCTTCATGGAAAGATATGAGCCAGATTACTTTAATAAAGCAAAAGAAATAGGTTTGCAATACATTCGTTTTGGACCAAACCTATTACCTGCAAATGAAAAGGATTTTCTGATAGGCGATCTTGATGATTTTGAGACAATCAATCGAGATGATCTGGAATTATTGCTGGATATTTTGGATGATGCTTATAAAAATGATATAGCAATAGTGTTAACAATGTTCGAACTCCCTGGACATAGATATGGTAATCCTAATGAAGTTGAAACAGATACTCGACTTTGGGAAGATGAGAAGTACTGGAGACAGTCATTTGATTTTTGGAAAGAGCTTGCTAGTGCTGTTAAGGATCATCCCGCGATTGTTGCCTATAATCCTATTAATGAACCTTGTGCTGCTTATGCATATGGTTTCGATAGACCTAATGGTAGTTTTAAAAGATGGTTGGAGAGGGCAGAGGGAACCGTTGCGGATTTAAACTTGTTTAATACTCTGATGATCGAAGCCATTAGAGAGGTGGATTCAGAAACTCCTATTTTACTTGATGGCTATCTATGGGCAGATCCCAAAGGTATGCCTTTTCTTAAACCACAAGAGGATCCTAATATCCTATATGCATTTCATAATCCAGGACCCTGGACTTTCTCTTCTTTGGAGAACGGAAATAAAGGGAGATACAGCTATCCTAATGCTATGCCCCAATATTGGAAAGGCCTAACAGAAGTATGGACAATTGATGATCTTAATAAACTATTATCACCTGTTTATCAATTTATTAATGATAATGAAATAGAACCATTTCGTATTATCGCCAGTGAAGTTTGGTGTAATAGAAGAATTAATGGTTGTGCTGAATACTTAGGTGATCTGATTACTTTATACAATCGTAATCAATGGCATTGGAGTTTCTGGGCATTTAATATTTATAGTCCCTATACCGGCTTTGACTATCAACTTGGAGACATACCTGACTCTGGTCGCTATATAATAAATATTGATAAAAAGGATATTGATCTTGAAAAACTTAAGATTCGAGTTCCTAACCCTATTTGGGAAGTCTTATACACTCAGTTTAATAGTGGAATAGAAGACAAGGGTATACTAAGTGATAGTAGTATAGAGACCCGTAGTGTTGACGAATTAATATTGGATCTGGATAATGAAGAATGGATCATTAGAGACAGTGCTGTATTAGCTCTTGCAATCCAAAAAGACCTTGCAAGAAATGCCATCCCAAAGTTGGTTCAACTACTTAATGATGAAGAATGGCTTGTCCGAAGATCTACTGTTTATGCCCTTTCGGAAATGATTACCGACTCTGATAAAGATGTTATTATGGAAATAAAGAGACTAAGAAACGATCCAGAAGAACAAGTTCGTATTGAAGTCGCGCTTGCTTTAGGTAAACAGTTATTAATCAGTAAGGAGCTACGGAATGTACCCATACCCGGAAAAGAGAATACTAGAGAATGA
- a CDS encoding GNAT family N-acetyltransferase — MYPYPEKRILENEHIILTPMDISDTNSLYRVIEQNDDNLFYHMFFGPFKSEEDVRLYIESQLQNTANVVFTVLSKRSQEVVGSVSLININNKTGEAEIGSIWYSLKVQHTEVNTAVALCLLKYLFDDLHYRRVVWKCDDINISSKKSAEALGFVYEGLFRKHMIIKGRNRDTAWYSMIDDEWAGKKSGLQQRLKIKLMKTH, encoded by the coding sequence ATGTACCCATACCCGGAAAAGAGAATACTAGAGAATGAGCATATAATTCTAACTCCAATGGATATAAGTGATACAAATTCCTTATATAGGGTAATAGAACAGAATGATGATAATCTCTTTTACCACATGTTCTTTGGACCTTTTAAATCAGAGGAAGATGTTAGGCTATATATAGAATCTCAGCTTCAAAATACAGCAAATGTAGTATTCACTGTTTTATCTAAACGTTCACAAGAAGTTGTGGGAAGTGTCTCACTTATAAATATCAATAATAAAACAGGGGAAGCAGAAATAGGTAGTATTTGGTATTCTTTAAAAGTGCAACATACAGAAGTAAATACTGCTGTCGCTCTATGTCTTCTTAAGTATTTATTTGATGATCTTCATTATAGACGAGTCGTGTGGAAGTGTGATGATATTAACATTTCCAGTAAAAAATCTGCTGAGGCTCTTGGTTTTGTTTATGAAGGATTATTTAGGAAGCATATGATCATTAAAGGACGTAATCGTGATACAGCCTGGTATTCTATGATTGATGATGAGTGGGCAGGGAAGAAAAGTGGATTGCAACAAAGACTGAAAATAAAGTTAATGAAAACCCACTAG
- a CDS encoding flagellar hook basal-body protein, which translates to MKQVVWIIASPLFLLLVIGCNKNEISKYQHEYQLHVEDLSFISENGYKDNFADIDLQATLRYTGVALDCAINGNGFFCYSDSNSTHFLYSRDGALHIDNEGYLINKDNYYLEPRIQLPLDLSIDRIFVKQDGSITYIQEERTLGQIHIYNRTDDEYVKRGNYFIFESVEEIQDSKIISKTLEMSNYSLRSKLYRMLEILFLLKSIDSRHSDYYDFRIYLIDELLISFRESKRNMIQVFYREVEETVKFLSFQSLKVF; encoded by the coding sequence TTGAAACAAGTTGTGTGGATTATAGCATCACCTCTTTTTCTTCTTTTAGTTATAGGGTGTAACAAAAATGAAATATCAAAATATCAGCATGAATACCAATTACATGTGGAAGATTTATCTTTTATTTCTGAAAATGGTTACAAGGATAACTTTGCTGATATAGATCTACAAGCTACTTTACGTTACACAGGAGTAGCATTGGATTGTGCTATAAATGGAAATGGCTTTTTTTGTTATTCTGATTCAAATTCAACTCATTTTCTTTATTCCCGTGATGGAGCATTACATATAGATAATGAAGGTTATCTTATAAATAAAGACAACTATTATCTGGAACCCAGAATCCAATTACCACTAGACTTGTCCATTGATAGGATATTTGTCAAACAAGATGGTTCCATCACATATATCCAGGAAGAAAGAACTCTAGGACAAATACATATATATAACAGAACAGATGATGAATATGTTAAACGTGGTAATTATTTTATCTTTGAATCTGTAGAGGAGATACAGGATTCTAAAATAATATCTAAAACATTAGAAATGAGTAATTATTCCCTAAGATCAAAATTATATAGAATGCTAGAAATCCTTTTTCTATTAAAAAGCATTGATTCAAGACACAGTGATTATTATGATTTCCGTATATATTTAATCGATGAATTATTAATCTCATTTAGAGAATCAAAAAGAAATATGATTCAGGTGTTTTATAGGGAAGTAGAAGAGACTGTAAAATTTTTGTCTTTCCAATCTCTAAAGGTATTTTGA
- a CDS encoding response regulator — translation MKTKVDFPNINSKSPDGSRPDGSPFRVLIVDDSMFVKKQIGQILTSEGFEVAGTAADGEEGLEKYKELYPNVDLVTMDITMPKMDGVTSLEKIIEFDKDAKVIMISALGKQDLVKKSLVIGAKNYIVKPLDRKKVLERVMTVLDQ, via the coding sequence ATGAAGACGAAAGTGGATTTCCCTAATATCAACTCAAAATCTCCTGATGGTAGCAGACCAGATGGTTCTCCCTTTAGGGTTTTGATAGTAGATGATTCCATGTTCGTAAAGAAGCAAATAGGTCAGATTCTAACTTCAGAAGGCTTTGAAGTTGCTGGAACCGCTGCTGATGGTGAAGAAGGACTAGAAAAATACAAAGAACTATATCCTAATGTTGACTTGGTCACAATGGATATAACTATGCCTAAAATGGATGGTGTAACATCTTTGGAAAAGATTATCGAATTCGATAAAGATGCGAAGGTTATTATGATTTCTGCACTTGGTAAACAAGATCTTGTTAAAAAATCTCTCGTTATCGGTGCTAAGAATTATATTGTTAAGCCGCTTGATAGAAAGAAAGTTCTGGAAAGGGTCATGACAGTTCTTGATCAATAA
- a CDS encoding MarR family winged helix-turn-helix transcriptional regulator: MNFPGISNAEVARKCFVSPQTIILIVNKLEENGLIKWFDSETHGRIQKIELTPRGLALLKEADGIVFAIEDKLFAALSKREVETLCDLLGRVKTVS, from the coding sequence ATGAATTTCCCTGGTATATCAAATGCTGAAGTTGCCAGAAAATGTTTCGTATCCCCTCAAACTATAATTTTGATTGTAAACAAGCTCGAAGAAAATGGACTCATAAAATGGTTTGATTCGGAGACTCACGGACGAATACAAAAAATTGAACTTACTCCTAGAGGATTAGCTTTATTAAAAGAAGCAGATGGTATTGTTTTTGCCATTGAGGATAAATTATTCGCGGCTCTCTCTAAGAGAGAAGTAGAAACTCTCTGTGATCTCCTTGGTAGAGTGAAAACTGTAAGTTGA
- a CDS encoding GNAT family N-acetyltransferase translates to MNIIESEQVCKYYDLEPFTEISQAEKHIQRWLNFYQEKKQVRFTISKSGTIIGTCGLYLINSYHKRACLGYDLLPEYWGNKGFVDLLIYSRIW, encoded by the coding sequence ATGAATATAATAGAATCAGAACAGGTTTGTAAATATTATGACCTCGAACCCTTCACTGAGATTAGCCAAGCTGAAAAGCATATCCAGCGTTGGTTAAATTTCTATCAGGAAAAGAAACAAGTGCGTTTTACTATATCCAAATCGGGTACGATTATAGGAACCTGTGGATTGTACCTAATAAACTCATATCATAAGCGTGCTTGTCTCGGATATGACCTATTACCAGAATATTGGGGAAATAAAGGTTTTGTCGATTTACTTATTTATTCTAGGATTTGGTGA
- the acnA gene encoding aconitate hydratase AcnA: MKKTESKASLNIKGIEYTYFNISQIKEAQNLPFSLKILLENVLRKQDGTIITEEHATEIASGKDRTKHPFEIPHHPGRVLMQDFTGVPAVVDLAAMRDAVKKAGGDPLKINPLVPVDLVIDHSVQLDHYGTPEALAQNVEKEYERNKERYSLLKWAQKSFDNFRVVPPNSGIIHQINLEYLGEVVQQKEEAGEIILYPDSLVGTDSHSTMINGLGVMGWGVGGIEAEAVICGQPYYMLIPDVVGVKLTGKLKPGITATDMVLTIVQMLRKHGVVGKFVEFIGEGMKNLGVTDRAVIANMSPEYGATMGFFPVDENTIDYLKLTGRNEKASIVEAYAKAQGMFYTGTNDPHYSTLLELDLSTVVPSLAGPSRPQDRLNFSDTQTALGKVQTDKSKERGAIEVRLGKETVQIDDGTIAIASITSCTNTSSPALMIGAGLVAKKAAAKGLKVPSWVKTTLAPGSRVVKDYLEKAGLLSSLENLGFNIAAFGCATCIGNSGPLHPAIEEAASTNDIALTSVLSGNRNFEARIHQLVKGNFLASPPLVVAYALAGRITIDLSKEPICKTAEGEDVFLVDIWPTDEEIQSLIDSSVSGESFRQQYESIFEGDEYWQSLQVEESETFQWDPDSTYIRNPPFFEGFTKEITLVDSIEKARPLLLLGDSITTDHISPAGAIPKDYPAGQYLLSHKVDKVDFNSYGSRRGNHEVMMRGTFGNIRVKNQLVAPKEGSYTKKFPEDDVVYIYDGAMSYKEEGTPLLVMSGKEYGTGSSRDWAAKGTILLGARFVIAQSYERIHRSNLVGMGVLPLEFIEGQSWESLGIKGDEQFSIHNLKTTQPGDILTIEVQPKSGDAWSFKAKSRLDTIVDLGYFQNGGILPYVIRQLI; the protein is encoded by the coding sequence ATGAAGAAAACAGAGAGTAAAGCCTCCCTTAATATTAAAGGTATTGAATATACCTACTTCAATATTTCTCAAATTAAGGAAGCTCAAAATCTTCCCTTTAGTTTGAAGATTTTATTGGAAAATGTCCTACGAAAACAAGATGGTACTATTATTACAGAGGAACATGCAACAGAAATAGCTTCTGGAAAGGATAGAACAAAACACCCCTTTGAGATTCCTCACCATCCAGGACGTGTATTAATGCAGGATTTTACTGGTGTTCCTGCGGTAGTCGATTTGGCTGCTATGAGAGATGCGGTCAAAAAAGCTGGAGGCGATCCTCTCAAAATCAACCCTCTTGTACCTGTAGATCTTGTTATTGACCATTCTGTCCAACTTGATCATTACGGAACTCCTGAAGCCTTAGCCCAAAATGTAGAAAAAGAATATGAACGTAATAAAGAAAGATACTCACTCTTAAAATGGGCTCAAAAGAGTTTTGATAATTTTAGGGTTGTCCCACCAAACTCGGGAATCATTCATCAGATCAATCTAGAATACCTTGGTGAAGTAGTCCAGCAAAAAGAGGAAGCCGGTGAAATCATTCTTTACCCAGACAGTCTAGTAGGGACTGATAGTCATTCCACAATGATTAATGGGTTAGGTGTTATGGGATGGGGTGTTGGTGGTATCGAAGCGGAAGCCGTTATTTGCGGACAACCTTACTATATGCTCATACCGGATGTTGTAGGTGTCAAATTAACAGGAAAATTAAAGCCAGGTATTACAGCAACAGATATGGTCCTCACTATTGTACAAATGCTTCGTAAACATGGAGTCGTTGGTAAGTTTGTTGAGTTCATTGGCGAAGGAATGAAAAATTTAGGGGTAACTGATCGAGCGGTTATAGCAAACATGAGTCCAGAATATGGGGCAACAATGGGCTTTTTTCCCGTAGATGAAAATACAATTGATTATCTAAAATTGACAGGTAGAAATGAAAAAGCTTCTATTGTCGAAGCCTATGCAAAAGCTCAGGGAATGTTTTATACAGGGACGAATGACCCTCATTATTCCACCTTGTTAGAATTAGACCTATCAACTGTTGTACCTTCTCTAGCAGGCCCAAGCCGTCCACAGGATCGACTCAACTTTAGTGACACTCAAACAGCCTTAGGTAAAGTTCAAACTGATAAATCTAAAGAACGGGGCGCGATTGAAGTTAGACTAGGAAAAGAGACTGTTCAAATTGATGATGGAACCATTGCCATCGCTTCTATTACCAGTTGTACCAATACTTCCAGTCCAGCGCTTATGATAGGAGCGGGATTGGTAGCAAAGAAAGCCGCCGCAAAAGGATTAAAAGTTCCCTCCTGGGTTAAAACTACTTTAGCACCTGGATCCAGGGTCGTTAAGGATTATCTTGAAAAAGCTGGCCTATTAAGCTCCCTAGAAAATTTAGGGTTCAATATTGCCGCTTTTGGTTGTGCCACCTGTATTGGGAATTCAGGGCCACTACATCCAGCCATAGAAGAAGCAGCATCTACAAATGATATAGCCCTGACTTCTGTACTATCAGGTAACAGAAATTTTGAAGCCCGTATCCATCAATTAGTTAAAGGTAATTTCCTAGCCTCCCCTCCTTTGGTAGTCGCTTACGCTCTAGCTGGTAGAATAACAATTGATTTATCAAAGGAACCTATCTGTAAAACAGCAGAAGGAGAAGATGTCTTCCTAGTAGATATCTGGCCCACTGATGAAGAGATTCAATCCTTAATTGATTCCTCTGTCTCTGGAGAATCATTTAGACAACAATATGAATCCATCTTTGAAGGAGATGAATACTGGCAATCTCTTCAAGTTGAAGAAAGTGAAACTTTCCAATGGGATCCTGATTCCACTTATATTAGAAACCCACCTTTCTTTGAAGGTTTTACTAAAGAAATAACACTCGTTGATTCTATTGAAAAAGCACGGCCCCTACTTCTATTGGGAGATTCAATCACTACAGATCATATCAGTCCTGCAGGAGCAATTCCTAAAGACTACCCAGCTGGACAATATCTGTTATCCCATAAGGTAGATAAAGTAGACTTTAATTCTTACGGGTCCCGTCGTGGTAATCATGAGGTCATGATGAGAGGAACTTTTGGCAATATACGTGTTAAGAATCAGCTTGTGGCTCCTAAGGAAGGAAGTTATACCAAAAAGTTCCCTGAAGACGATGTAGTTTATATCTATGATGGAGCCATGTCCTATAAGGAAGAAGGAACACCACTACTGGTTATGAGTGGCAAAGAATACGGGACAGGTTCTAGTCGTGATTGGGCTGCTAAAGGAACTATCCTATTGGGAGCACGTTTTGTGATTGCCCAATCTTATGAACGTATTCACAGATCAAATCTTGTTGGTATGGGAGTATTACCTTTAGAATTTATTGAAGGACAATCTTGGGAATCCCTTGGTATCAAAGGGGATGAACAATTTAGTATTCATAACTTAAAAACGACTCAACCTGGAGATATACTTACCATTGAAGTCCAACCAAAATCAGGCGATGCTTGGTCATTCAAAGCAAAAAGCCGATTAGATACAATTGTAGATTTAGGTTACTTCCAAAATGGAGGAATCCTCCCTTATGTGATTCGTCAGTTAATATAA
- a CDS encoding VOC family protein, whose translation MVTTINGLDFFSLQVFDLDKSKEFYTEVIGFDTIPQSPPQVPLD comes from the coding sequence ATGGTGACAACAATTAACGGATTAGACTTTTTTTCCCTACAAGTTTTTGATTTAGATAAGTCCAAAGAATTTTATACAGAAGTTATTGGGTTTGACACTATACCACAGAGTCCACCCCAAGTCCCTTTGGATTAA
- the nrdD gene encoding anaerobic ribonucleoside-triphosphate reductase, with product MTQVETIDSQIEELQSQLSKVKGTQTEVYTRIVGYYRCVNNWNKGKRDEFNQRVTFKQEASVLSNSTHSYYEYYFKDTCPNCPPVKNILESVDLESRQYNVESDEGFEKALEKNILATPTAIFYNENGKELFRASTPQALMDKLN from the coding sequence ATGACTCAAGTAGAAACAATTGATTCACAAATTGAGGAATTACAATCACAATTAAGTAAGGTAAAAGGGACTCAAACAGAAGTGTATACCAGAATTGTTGGGTACTACCGATGTGTTAATAACTGGAACAAAGGTAAACGAGATGAATTTAACCAACGTGTTACTTTTAAACAAGAAGCTTCTGTATTGAGTAATAGTACACATAGTTATTATGAATATTATTTTAAAGATACCTGTCCAAACTGTCCTCCTGTTAAGAATATACTTGAGTCAGTTGACCTAGAGAGCAGACAGTACAATGTCGAAAGTGATGAGGGGTTTGAAAAGGCTCTAGAAAAGAACATCTTAGCAACACCAACAGCTATTTTCTACAATGAGAATGGTAAGGAATTATTCCGTGCATCAACACCTCAGGCGTTGATGGATAAATTGAACTAA